Proteins from a single region of Bradyrhizobium diazoefficiens:
- a CDS encoding LysM peptidoglycan-binding domain-containing M23 family metallopeptidase, whose protein sequence is MSVVAELLYSRRVPQVAVLALISFSFAGCSADMSSRLSQSNFSNPFASEQTGSVQQAPPAQRELPQYARPQAQYQSQPLPPPAVAAPQSYPVAAGGGVSGGGRGLGSYTPPAQPHLETTGTVPPRSVATAQPVGGTKIIVGTSDTLDVLAKRYHVTPHAIMAANGYKGPRALSPGQQLIIPHPGATAAAPAPVMAPAAAPVVAPKAVAAAPSSFHFVNHGDTLTSIARKNHISAAELAHANGLDPSAKLKLGTKLTVPGARTAAVAAPLAPAPVGAAPVAAALQPVAAAPASTTKMAAVAAPAQSARLAQATANIDEKPAETPAKPAETTSSLPTFRWPVRGKVITSYGAKTNGKSNDGINVAVPEGTPIKAAEDGVVAYSGNELKGYGNLVLVRHANGYVTAYAHASELLVKRGDTIKRGQVIAKSGQSGEVASPQLHFEIRKGSSPVDPLQFLNGA, encoded by the coding sequence ATGTCTGTTGTCGCCGAGTTGCTTTACTCGCGCCGCGTACCGCAGGTCGCGGTGCTGGCGCTGATTTCCTTCAGCTTCGCCGGGTGCAGTGCCGACATGTCGTCGCGGCTGTCCCAGTCGAACTTCTCAAATCCCTTCGCTTCCGAGCAGACCGGTTCGGTTCAGCAGGCCCCGCCGGCGCAGCGTGAGCTGCCGCAATATGCGCGGCCGCAGGCCCAGTATCAGTCCCAGCCCTTGCCGCCGCCGGCAGTCGCTGCGCCGCAATCCTATCCCGTCGCAGCGGGTGGGGGTGTTTCCGGAGGCGGTCGTGGGCTTGGGTCCTACACGCCGCCGGCCCAGCCACATCTTGAAACCACCGGCACCGTGCCGCCGCGCTCCGTCGCAACCGCCCAGCCGGTCGGTGGGACCAAGATCATCGTCGGCACCAGCGACACGCTCGACGTGCTCGCCAAGCGCTACCACGTCACGCCGCACGCGATCATGGCCGCTAACGGCTACAAGGGCCCGCGCGCGCTTTCGCCCGGCCAGCAGCTGATCATCCCGCATCCGGGTGCAACGGCTGCTGCTCCTGCGCCGGTCATGGCTCCAGCTGCTGCTCCCGTCGTGGCGCCGAAGGCGGTTGCGGCCGCCCCGTCCAGCTTCCACTTCGTCAATCATGGCGACACGCTCACCAGCATCGCGCGCAAGAACCATATCTCCGCGGCCGAGCTTGCTCATGCCAATGGTCTCGATCCGTCCGCAAAGCTCAAGCTCGGCACCAAGCTGACCGTCCCGGGCGCCAGAACCGCGGCAGTTGCGGCCCCCCTTGCTCCGGCACCTGTCGGCGCGGCCCCCGTGGCGGCTGCGCTGCAGCCGGTTGCAGCAGCTCCCGCATCGACGACCAAGATGGCCGCGGTCGCCGCGCCGGCGCAGAGCGCGCGCCTGGCGCAGGCCACCGCCAATATCGACGAGAAGCCCGCTGAGACGCCGGCGAAGCCGGCAGAGACCACCAGCTCGCTGCCGACCTTCCGCTGGCCGGTGCGCGGCAAGGTGATCACGAGCTACGGTGCCAAGACCAACGGCAAGTCTAACGATGGCATCAACGTTGCGGTGCCCGAGGGTACGCCGATCAAGGCGGCTGAAGATGGTGTGGTTGCCTATTCCGGCAACGAGCTGAAAGGTTACGGCAATCTGGTCCTGGTTCGGCACGCCAACGGCTACGTCACCGCATATGCCCATGCGAGTGAGCTGTTGGTGAAGCGCGGCGATACCATCAAGCGCGGCCAGGTCATTGCCAAGTCGGGTCAATCCGGGGAGGTGGCGTCGCCGCAGCTCCACTTCGAAATCCGCAAGGGATCGAGCCCGGTTGACCCGCTTCAATTCCTGAACGGGGCGTGA
- the secF gene encoding protein translocase subunit SecF: protein MTTTQLVLISLGVLIAVLTVVSVLGLLPSLRIVPDNTHFDFTRFRRISFPISAVLSIVAITLFFTHGLNFGIDFKGGTLMEVRAKSGTADLAQMRSTLGSLGLGEVQLQQFGGPADVLLRVAEQPGGDKAQQAAVDKVRGALGESVEYRRVEVVGPRVSGELLGWGMAGLMLAIGAILIYLWFRFEWQFALGAMIANVHDIVLTIGFMSISQVDFDLTSIAALLTILGYSLNDTVVIYDRIREMLRRYKKMPMPQLLNESINSTLSRSIITHFTVTLALLALLLFGGHAIHSFTAVMMFGVVLVGTYTSIFIAAPILIYLGVGEHREDAVEKAAPAKKSKA, encoded by the coding sequence GTGACCACTACTCAACTCGTTCTCATCTCTCTCGGCGTTCTGATTGCCGTGCTGACCGTGGTCAGCGTGCTCGGCCTCCTGCCGTCGCTGCGCATCGTCCCGGACAACACGCATTTCGACTTCACGCGCTTCCGCCGCATCAGCTTTCCAATCTCGGCCGTGCTGTCGATCGTCGCCATCACACTGTTCTTCACCCACGGCCTGAACTTCGGCATCGACTTCAAGGGCGGTACCTTGATGGAGGTGCGCGCCAAGTCAGGCACGGCCGACCTCGCGCAGATGCGTAGCACTCTCGGCAGCCTGGGCCTTGGTGAGGTTCAGCTGCAGCAATTCGGCGGCCCCGCCGACGTGCTGCTCCGTGTTGCCGAGCAGCCGGGCGGCGACAAGGCGCAGCAGGCAGCCGTCGACAAGGTTCGCGGCGCCCTCGGCGAGTCCGTGGAGTATCGCCGCGTCGAGGTGGTGGGCCCGCGTGTCTCCGGCGAGCTGCTGGGTTGGGGCATGGCCGGCCTGATGCTCGCGATCGGCGCGATCCTGATCTATCTCTGGTTCCGCTTCGAATGGCAGTTCGCGCTCGGCGCCATGATCGCCAACGTGCACGACATCGTGCTGACCATCGGCTTCATGTCGATCAGCCAAGTCGACTTCGACCTGACCAGCATCGCGGCGCTCCTGACCATTTTGGGCTATTCGCTCAACGACACCGTCGTCATCTATGACCGTATCCGTGAAATGCTGCGGCGCTACAAGAAGATGCCGATGCCGCAACTGCTGAACGAGTCCATCAACTCAACGCTGTCGCGTTCCATCATCACCCACTTCACGGTGACGCTGGCGCTGCTGGCGCTGCTGCTGTTCGGCGGTCACGCCATCCACAGCTTCACGGCGGTCATGATGTTCGGCGTGGTGCTGGTCGGCACCTACACCTCGATCTTCATCGCGGCGCCGATCCTGATCTATCTCGGCGTCGGCGAGCATCGCGAAGATGCGGTCGAAAAGGCTGCGCCGGCAAAGAAAAGCAAGGCATGA
- a CDS encoding protein-L-isoaspartate(D-aspartate) O-methyltransferase — protein sequence MISNQPPPEKMMFQLTLRRRGISDQTVLRTMEEVPRDLFVEEADRDAAYRDTALPIACGQTISQPFVVAYMTEQLQLQKQHRVLEIGAGSGYQAAVLSRLAREVLTVERYRRLADAARARLEKLDCHNVEVMLGDGLNLPPNIGPFDRIIVTAAVEQIPENLIERLEIGGILIAPVGPHQGVQTLTRLSRTETGIERKELVEVRFVPALPGVAREL from the coding sequence ATGATCTCCAATCAGCCCCCGCCGGAAAAGATGATGTTTCAGCTCACGCTGAGGCGTCGCGGCATCAGCGATCAGACCGTGCTGCGAACGATGGAGGAGGTGCCGCGCGATCTGTTCGTCGAGGAGGCCGATCGCGACGCCGCTTATCGTGACACCGCGCTGCCGATCGCCTGCGGGCAGACGATCAGCCAGCCCTTCGTTGTCGCCTACATGACCGAGCAGCTTCAGCTTCAGAAGCAGCACCGCGTACTCGAGATCGGCGCCGGATCCGGCTACCAGGCTGCCGTGCTGTCGCGCCTGGCGCGTGAGGTGCTGACGGTCGAGCGCTACCGCAGGCTTGCTGACGCCGCGCGCGCCAGACTTGAAAAGCTGGACTGTCACAATGTCGAGGTGATGCTCGGCGACGGTCTCAATTTGCCCCCGAACATCGGCCCGTTCGACCGCATCATCGTCACCGCCGCGGTGGAGCAAATTCCGGAGAACCTGATCGAACGGCTCGAGATCGGCGGCATCCTGATCGCGCCGGTCGGCCCGCATCAGGGCGTGCAGACGCTGACCCGCCTCAGCCGGACCGAAACCGGGATTGAGCGCAAGGAACTGGTCGAGGTCCGTTTCGTGCCGGCGCTACCTGGCGTAGCGCGGGAGCTGTAG
- a CDS encoding ATP-binding protein — protein sequence MPKKPSKSPAGKGRPTPVTKRAQVAAKRPNVVSKAALKAAPELPQDRIVRALETIAAHLAAQGKPAVERESFQRADAYVWHPEGRLAAVPRVSRVELFLLKGVDRMRDILIENTERFANGLPANNALLWGARGMGKSSLVKAVHASINADRKPADRLKLIEIHREDIESLPALMEQLRDSSFRFIVFCDDLSFDGNDASYKSLKAVLEGGIEGRPENVILYATSNRRHLLAREMIENERSTAINPGEAVEEKVSLSDRFGLWLGFHRCSQDEYLAMVRGYCNHFGINVADEALEREALEWSTTRGSRSGRVAWQFVQELAGRLGVKLMAT from the coding sequence ATGCCCAAAAAACCAAGCAAAAGCCCGGCCGGCAAAGGCCGCCCTACCCCTGTCACGAAGCGCGCCCAGGTCGCGGCAAAACGCCCCAATGTGGTCTCAAAAGCCGCCCTCAAGGCGGCCCCGGAGCTCCCCCAGGATCGCATCGTCCGCGCGCTGGAGACCATTGCGGCGCACCTCGCAGCCCAGGGCAAGCCGGCCGTCGAACGCGAGTCATTCCAACGGGCGGACGCCTATGTCTGGCACCCGGAAGGCCGCTTGGCGGCGGTGCCCCGGGTCAGCCGCGTCGAGCTGTTCCTCCTGAAGGGCGTCGACCGGATGCGCGACATCTTGATTGAGAACACAGAGCGCTTCGCCAACGGCCTGCCCGCCAACAACGCCTTGCTCTGGGGCGCGCGCGGCATGGGCAAGTCGTCGCTGGTGAAGGCGGTGCACGCCAGCATCAATGCGGACCGCAAACCCGCTGACAGACTGAAGCTGATCGAGATCCACCGCGAGGACATCGAGAGCCTGCCGGCGCTGATGGAGCAGCTCCGCGACTCGTCCTTCCGCTTCATCGTGTTCTGCGACGACCTCTCCTTCGACGGCAATGATGCGTCCTACAAGTCGCTCAAAGCCGTGCTCGAAGGCGGCATCGAGGGCCGGCCCGAGAACGTCATCCTCTATGCCACCTCCAACCGCCGCCATCTGCTCGCGCGAGAGATGATCGAGAACGAGCGCTCGACGGCGATCAATCCGGGCGAAGCCGTCGAGGAAAAAGTCTCGCTGTCGGATCGCTTCGGCCTCTGGCTCGGTTTCCACCGCTGCAGCCAGGACGAATATCTCGCTATGGTGCGCGGCTATTGCAACCATTTCGGCATCAACGTCGCCGATGAGGCGCTGGAGCGCGAGGCGCTGGAATGGTCGACCACGCGCGGCTCGCGCTCGGGCCGCGTCGCCTGGCAGTTCGTCCAGGAGTTGGCGGGACGGCTCGGCGTGAAGCTGATGGCGACGTAG
- the secD gene encoding protein translocase subunit SecD, translating to MLYFTRWKALGIILTALIVCLCAVPNFFPEAQVKTWPAWAQRRLVLGLDLQGGSSLQLEVDSNYVKKERLDQIRDDVRRVLREAKIVYTGLVTKGDAVEVRVKDADVQTVLAKLRELAQPIGGLIGSSGQRDLDVADAGGGLIRLSIPESAMIERLRKTIEQSIQIVEKRVNELGTVEPIIQRQGNDRILVQVPGLQDPTHLKELLGKTAKMEFRMVDPSVPPDQAQQGRLPPDSEVLPAATPPPPSYVVKKQVLVAGGDLTDAQATFDQRTNEPVVSFKFNTSGARKFAQATQENVGLPFAIILDNKVISAPVIREPITGGQGQISGSFTVQSANDLAILLRAGALPAPLTVVEERTVGPGLGQDSIEKGELAAYVGSIMVVVFMLLTYRLFGVFANIAVCINVAMIFGLLSLLSATLTLPGIAGIVLTVGIAVDSNVLIYERIREELRGGRSPISAIDAGFKRALATILDSNITTFIAAAVLFMIGTGPVRGFAVTLGIGIITTVFTAFTMTRLIVAWWVQWKRPKTVPI from the coding sequence ATGTTGTATTTCACGCGGTGGAAGGCGCTCGGGATCATCCTAACGGCGCTGATCGTGTGCCTCTGCGCGGTCCCGAACTTCTTCCCCGAGGCGCAGGTGAAGACCTGGCCCGCCTGGGCGCAGCGCAGGCTCGTGCTCGGCCTCGACCTTCAGGGCGGCTCCTCTCTGCAGCTCGAGGTCGACTCCAATTATGTGAAGAAGGAAAGGCTCGACCAGATCCGCGACGACGTCCGTCGCGTGCTGCGCGAGGCCAAGATCGTTTACACCGGTCTCGTAACCAAGGGCGATGCCGTCGAGGTGCGCGTCAAGGACGCGGACGTCCAGACGGTGCTGGCCAAGCTGCGCGAGCTTGCGCAGCCGATTGGCGGCCTTATAGGGTCCAGCGGTCAGCGCGACCTTGATGTCGCTGATGCTGGTGGCGGATTGATCCGCCTCAGTATTCCTGAGTCCGCGATGATCGAGCGTTTGCGCAAGACCATCGAGCAGTCGATCCAGATCGTCGAGAAGCGCGTCAACGAGCTCGGCACCGTCGAGCCTATCATCCAGCGTCAGGGTAACGACCGCATCCTGGTGCAGGTGCCGGGTTTGCAGGATCCCACCCATTTGAAGGAACTGCTGGGCAAGACCGCGAAGATGGAATTCCGCATGGTCGATCCCTCGGTGCCGCCGGACCAAGCGCAGCAGGGCAGGTTGCCGCCGGACTCTGAGGTCCTGCCGGCCGCCACGCCGCCGCCGCCCAGCTACGTGGTCAAGAAGCAGGTGCTGGTTGCGGGCGGCGATCTGACCGACGCCCAGGCGACCTTCGACCAGCGTACCAATGAGCCGGTCGTCAGCTTCAAGTTCAATACCTCGGGCGCGCGCAAGTTCGCGCAGGCCACGCAGGAGAATGTCGGGCTTCCCTTCGCGATCATCCTCGACAATAAGGTGATCTCGGCGCCGGTCATTCGCGAGCCGATCACCGGCGGGCAGGGGCAGATCTCCGGCAGCTTCACCGTGCAGTCGGCCAACGACCTCGCGATCCTCTTGCGCGCTGGCGCGCTACCGGCGCCGCTGACTGTCGTGGAAGAGCGCACGGTCGGTCCGGGCCTCGGTCAGGACTCGATCGAGAAGGGCGAGCTTGCGGCCTATGTCGGCTCGATCATGGTCGTCGTGTTCATGCTGTTGACCTACCGGCTGTTCGGCGTGTTCGCCAATATCGCCGTGTGTATCAACGTCGCAATGATCTTCGGCCTGTTGTCGTTGCTCAGCGCCACGCTGACCCTGCCTGGCATCGCCGGCATCGTGCTCACGGTCGGCATCGCGGTCGACTCCAACGTGCTGATCTATGAGCGCATCCGCGAGGAGTTGCGCGGCGGGAGAAGCCCGATCTCGGCGATCGACGCAGGCTTCAAGCGGGCGCTTGCGACCATTCTCGATTCCAACATTACGACCTTCATTGCCGCTGCCGTGCTGTTCATGATCGGCACCGGACCGGTGCGCGGCTTCGCTGTAACGCTCGGTATCGGCATCATCACCACTGTGTTCACCGCATTCACCATGACCCGCCTGATCGTGGCATGGTGGGTGCAGTGGAAGCGGCCGAAGACTGTGCCGATTTGA
- a CDS encoding threonine ammonia-lyase: MADLSQTVSPDLSGFPVAPADIHAAAETIRGAVVETPCNYSRTLSSICGCELWLKFENLQFTSSFKERGALNRLTALTPEERARGVVAMSAGNHAQGVAYHAKRLGIPATIVMPVGTPMVKIENTRHHGAEVVVTGATLEEAAAFARSHGEARGMIFVHPYDDPLVIAGQGTVGLEMLKAVPELDTLVVPIGGGGLISGIAIAAKSLKPSLRILGVEAWLYPSMYNAIHGGNLPARGDTLAEGIAVKSPGKITTEIVRRLVDDIALVNEAELERAAATLISIEKTVVEGAGAAGLAAIMSDPSRFAGEKVGLVLSGGNIDTRLIASVLTRELAREGRLTQLSLDIPDRPGQLAAVAALLAEAGANIIEVSHQRTFSDLPAKATLLQLVIETRDSAHLDEVMARLSASGLSARCT, translated from the coding sequence ATGGCCGACTTGTCCCAAACCGTATCCCCCGATCTGAGCGGCTTTCCGGTCGCGCCCGCCGACATTCATGCCGCCGCGGAGACGATCCGGGGTGCCGTTGTCGAGACGCCCTGTAACTACAGCCGGACGCTGAGCAGCATCTGCGGCTGCGAGCTCTGGCTCAAATTCGAGAACCTCCAGTTCACGTCCTCGTTCAAGGAGCGCGGTGCGCTGAACCGGCTCACGGCGCTCACCCCGGAGGAGCGTGCGCGCGGTGTGGTCGCGATGTCGGCGGGCAACCACGCGCAGGGCGTTGCCTATCATGCCAAGCGGCTCGGCATTCCCGCCACCATCGTCATGCCCGTGGGCACGCCGATGGTGAAGATCGAGAACACCAGGCATCATGGCGCCGAGGTGGTCGTGACAGGCGCGACGCTGGAGGAGGCGGCTGCGTTTGCGCGGAGCCACGGCGAAGCCCGCGGCATGATCTTCGTCCACCCCTATGACGACCCGCTCGTCATCGCGGGGCAGGGCACGGTCGGGCTTGAGATGCTTAAGGCGGTGCCGGAGCTCGACACGCTGGTTGTCCCGATCGGCGGGGGCGGCCTGATCAGCGGCATCGCCATTGCCGCGAAGTCGCTCAAGCCGTCGCTGCGGATCCTCGGCGTCGAAGCCTGGCTCTATCCCTCGATGTACAACGCCATCCATGGCGGCAATCTGCCCGCGCGGGGCGATACGCTGGCCGAAGGCATCGCGGTCAAATCACCCGGCAAGATCACGACCGAAATCGTCCGCCGCCTCGTCGATGACATCGCGCTCGTCAATGAAGCCGAGCTCGAGCGCGCGGCCGCGACCCTGATCTCGATCGAGAAGACGGTCGTCGAGGGAGCTGGTGCCGCGGGCCTTGCGGCGATCATGTCCGATCCCTCGCGCTTCGCCGGCGAGAAGGTTGGTCTGGTGCTGAGCGGCGGCAACATCGACACCAGGCTGATCGCCTCGGTGCTGACACGCGAGCTCGCGCGCGAGGGGCGGCTGACGCAGCTCTCGCTCGATATTCCTGACAGGCCGGGCCAGTTGGCCGCGGTGGCTGCACTTCTCGCCGAAGCCGGCGCCAACATCATCGAGGTCTCGCACCAACGGACCTTCTCCGACCTGCCGGCCAAGGCGACACTGCTGCAACTCGTCATCGAGACCCGCGACAGCGCCCATCTCGACGAGGTGATGGCGAGGCTAAGTGCGTCCGGATTGAGCGCGCGCTGTACGTAA
- a CDS encoding phytoene/squalene synthase family protein, producing the protein MSSAATPPDTAAFCADLVRSHDFPRYVATLFVPAAERRALLALYAFNVEIVRVRDQVSQPLPGEIRLQWWTDMLSGHAHGSVEGNPVAAELLRTIRDFELPVEPLSLLVDEHQFDLYNDPMPTMTALEGYLDATCSALFGFAARIMGGPSDEAEHLARHAGLAQGIAQVIANLPRDSAHRQLFLPQQFLTSHGCATEEVFAGKETPNLHAVLDQLIREARQHLETASSLLAHVPPSVRPAFLPLSQARADLKRLSRPGRNPFAPQPASRLRTLWTLWRASRSREFTK; encoded by the coding sequence ATGAGCAGTGCTGCGACGCCGCCCGACACCGCCGCATTCTGCGCCGACCTCGTGCGCAGCCATGACTTTCCACGCTATGTCGCAACGCTGTTCGTGCCTGCTGCCGAGCGTCGCGCGCTGCTGGCGCTCTATGCCTTCAATGTGGAGATCGTCCGCGTCCGCGATCAGGTGAGCCAGCCCTTGCCGGGCGAGATCCGCCTGCAATGGTGGACTGACATGTTGTCGGGCCATGCCCATGGCAGCGTCGAGGGTAATCCGGTGGCGGCGGAGCTGCTGCGGACCATTCGTGATTTTGAGCTCCCGGTCGAGCCGTTGTCGCTGCTCGTCGACGAGCACCAGTTCGATCTCTACAACGATCCGATGCCGACCATGACGGCGCTAGAAGGCTATCTCGACGCGACCTGTTCGGCCTTGTTCGGGTTCGCGGCGCGGATCATGGGCGGACCTTCGGATGAGGCCGAGCATCTCGCGCGGCACGCCGGGCTGGCCCAGGGCATCGCGCAGGTGATTGCGAACCTGCCGCGGGATTCTGCTCACCGGCAATTGTTCCTGCCGCAGCAATTCCTGACCAGCCATGGCTGCGCCACGGAGGAGGTGTTCGCCGGCAAGGAGACGCCCAATCTCCATGCCGTGCTGGACCAGCTCATCCGCGAGGCGCGGCAGCATCTGGAGACGGCCTCGTCACTGCTGGCGCACGTGCCGCCCTCGGTGCGGCCGGCGTTCCTACCCCTGAGCCAGGCACGAGCCGATCTCAAGCGCCTGTCGCGCCCGGGGCGCAATCCCTTCGCGCCGCAGCCGGCGTCGCGGCTGCGCACACTATGGACGCTGTGGCGGGCTTCACGTTCTCGGGAATTTACCAAATAG
- the yajC gene encoding preprotein translocase subunit YajC, translating into MLITPAYAQAAGAGDTNSMLMSLLPFALIFVIMYFLILRPQQKKVKDHAELVKNIRRGDTVVTSGGLVGKVTKVVDDDQIEFEISDGVRVRQMRSMISGVRAKGEPAKDSAKESAKDDAAAK; encoded by the coding sequence ATGCTGATTACCCCTGCGTATGCCCAGGCTGCGGGCGCCGGTGACACCAACAGCATGTTGATGTCGCTGCTGCCGTTCGCGCTGATCTTCGTGATCATGTACTTCCTGATTCTGCGCCCGCAGCAGAAGAAGGTGAAGGATCATGCCGAGCTCGTGAAGAACATCCGCCGCGGCGACACCGTCGTGACCTCGGGCGGTCTCGTCGGCAAGGTCACCAAGGTCGTCGACGACGACCAGATCGAGTTCGAGATTTCCGACGGCGTGCGGGTACGCCAGATGCGGTCGATGATCTCGGGCGTGCGCGCCAAGGGCGAGCCGGCCAAGGACAGCGCGAAGGAAAGCGCCAAGGACGACGCCGCGGCGAAGTGA
- a CDS encoding MTH938/NDUFAF3 family protein gives MAGDPDAPHFPRSAPIDAYGKGGFAFAGMSHRGSLLCLPDAIWAWDVTDPIKIDRYSLYRVFAAANSIDTLLVGTGTGVWLPPPELRQALKAVRVVLDTMQTGPAVRTYNIMIGERRRVAAALIAVP, from the coding sequence ATGGCCGGCGATCCCGACGCTCCCCATTTCCCGCGCTCGGCGCCGATCGATGCCTATGGCAAGGGCGGCTTCGCCTTCGCCGGCATGTCACACCGGGGCTCGCTGCTCTGCCTGCCCGATGCGATCTGGGCCTGGGATGTGACCGATCCCATCAAAATCGACCGCTATTCGCTGTATCGGGTGTTCGCGGCCGCCAACAGCATCGACACGCTTCTGGTTGGTACTGGAACCGGCGTCTGGCTGCCGCCGCCGGAGCTGCGCCAGGCCCTGAAGGCGGTGAGGGTGGTGCTGGACACCATGCAGACCGGCCCCGCCGTGCGCACTTACAACATCATGATCGGCGAACGGCGCCGCGTCGCAGCCGCGCTGATTGCCGTACCATGA